The sequence below is a genomic window from Streptomyces sp. NBC_00582.
CGGCCGTGCCCTGGAGGTGTCCTGCGACACCGTCTTCTACGCCCTCGCCGACCGCGAGTGGAAGAAGGACGGCGGCATCAACCCGAAGAAGGGCGAGCCCAAGGACTACTTCTACAAGGCCGCCCACCAGTTCGGCCTCGGCAAGGAGACCGGCGTCGACCTGCCGAACGAGGTCACCGGCCGCGTCCCGGACCGCCAGTGGAAGGAGTCCTACTGGAAGGCCAACAAGGACGCCTGGTGCAAGTCCGGCAAGAAGAACGGCACCTACGTCGAGAAGATCGCCTACGAGAACTGCCTCGAGGGCAACAAGATGCGCGAGGGTGACTCGATCAACTACTCCATCGGCCAGGGCGACACCCTCGTCACACCGATCCAGGAGGCCGTGATCTACGGCGCCCTCGCCAACGGCGGCACCATGTACCAGCCGTCCATCGGCAAGGCCGTCGTCAGCGCCGACGGCAAGACCGTCACCGAGATCAAGCCCAGGAAGACCGGCAAGCTGCCCATCAGCAAGGCGACCCTCGCCGGCATGGACGACGCCCTCGCCGGCGTGGTCACCCGGGGTACGGCCGCGTGGAAGTTCGGCGGCTGGCCGCAGGACAAGATCGAGCTGCACGCCAAGACGGGTACCGCCGAGGTCTACGGCAAGCAGACCACGTCCTGGCTGGCCACCTACAGCAAGGACTACACGGTCATCATGACGATCGCCCAGGCCGGTACCGGTTCGGGCGCCTCCGGTGAGGCCGTGCGCCACATCTACAACGCCCTCTACGGCGTCTCCGCCGACGGCTCGATCGACAAGAAGAACGCCCTGCTGCCCACCCCGCAGAAGGGCCTGCCGACCGTCCAGGCCGACGGCACCATCAAGGCCCCGAAGGTCGCCAAGGACCCGGCCAAGGACCAGCGGGCCAGCCAGCAGGGCACCCCCGAGCCGGACGCCTCGCAGCCGGCCGGGACGACCCAGCAGAACACCACCAACCAGAACACCCGCCGACGGCGACGACGGCGGGGGCGGGCCGGATGCGGGGGCGCCGCAGCCCGGCGGTCGGTCGGCAGGAGGTCGCTCGCATGACCGGTGTGAACAGCTTCTCCGTCTCCGGGTACGGACCCGCGCGGGCCGGCTGGACCCGGGTCCTCGCCCGTGACTCGCTGGCCCGGCGGCTGGACTGGCCGATACTGCTGTCGGCGATCGCCCTCTCCATGATCGGCTCGGTGCTGGTCTTCTCCGCGACCCGCAACCGCACCGAGATCAACCAGGGCGACCAGTACTACTTCCTGATCCGGCACCTGATGAACACCGGCATCGGCATCGCCCTGATGATCGGCACCATCTGGCTCGGCCACCGCACCCTGCGCAACGCGGTACCCGTCCTCTACGGCCTGTCCCTGCTCGGCATCCTGCTGGTGCTGACCCCGCTGGGCTCCACGGTCAACGGCGCCCACTCCTGGATCGTGTTCGGCGGCGGCTTCTCGCTCCAGCCCTCGGAGTTCGTGAAGATCACGATCATCCTGGGCATGGCGATGCTGCTCGCGGCCCGGGTCGACGCCGGCGACAAGCCGTACCCGGACCACCGCACGGTCGTGCAGGCGCTCGGTCTCGCAGCCGTCCCGATGCTGATCGTGATGCTCATGCCCGACCTCGGGTCGGTCATGGTGATGGTGATGATCGTGCTGGGCGTGCTGCTGGCCTCCGGCGCCTCCAACCGCTGGGTCTTCGGGCTGCTCGGCGCGGGCGCGGCCGGCGCGGTCGCCGTCTGGCAGCTCCACATCCTCGACGAGTACCAGATCGCCCGCTTCGCCGCCTTCGCCAACCCCAGCCTCGACCCGGCCGGCGTCGGCTACAACACCAACCAGGCCCGGATCGCCATCGGTTCCGGCGGCCTGACCGGCGCGGGCCTCTTCCACGGCTCGCAGACCACCGGCCAGTTCGTCCCCGAGCAGCAGACGGACTTCGTCTTCACGGTCGCGGGCGAGGAACTCGGCTTCGTCGGCGCGGGCCTGATCATCCTGCTCCTGGGCGTGGTCCTGTGGCGCGCCGGCCGCATCGCCCGCGACTCGACCGAGCTGTACGGCACGATCGTCGCCGCCGGGATCGTGGCGTGGTTCGCGTTCCAGTCGTTCGAGAACATCGGGATGACGCTCGGCATCATGCCGGTCACCGGCCTGCCGCTGCCGTTCGTGTCGTACGGCGGCTCGTCGATGTTCGCGGTGTGGGTGGCGGTGGGGCTGTTGCAGTCGATCCGGGTCCAGCGGCCGATGTCCGCGTAGACGACGGTCTTTCGTCGTTGGTGTTGGATTCAACGGAAGCTGACCCTGCCGTCCCGGTGCGACTGCGACTAGATTCATTTCATGGCGGAGACGAAACGCGAGATCGAGCGCAAGTACGAATCCGACGACAGCGGGCTGCCTGACCTGACCGGCGTCGCCGGCGTGGCGAGTGTCCTCGACAAGGGCACCGCCGAGCTGGACGCGACCTACTACGACACATCCGACCTGCGCCTGG
It includes:
- the rodA gene encoding rod shape-determining protein RodA, translated to MTGVNSFSVSGYGPARAGWTRVLARDSLARRLDWPILLSAIALSMIGSVLVFSATRNRTEINQGDQYYFLIRHLMNTGIGIALMIGTIWLGHRTLRNAVPVLYGLSLLGILLVLTPLGSTVNGAHSWIVFGGGFSLQPSEFVKITIILGMAMLLAARVDAGDKPYPDHRTVVQALGLAAVPMLIVMLMPDLGSVMVMVMIVLGVLLASGASNRWVFGLLGAGAAGAVAVWQLHILDEYQIARFAAFANPSLDPAGVGYNTNQARIAIGSGGLTGAGLFHGSQTTGQFVPEQQTDFVFTVAGEELGFVGAGLIILLLGVVLWRAGRIARDSTELYGTIVAAGIVAWFAFQSFENIGMTLGIMPVTGLPLPFVSYGGSSMFAVWVAVGLLQSIRVQRPMSA